From Micromonospora echinaurantiaca:
TCACGAGCGCCAGCGTCAAGCCCCGGCTTGCTGGCCGGCAACCCTCGTCGAGGTTCGCGGTGGGGTGCCCCGGGTGATGACCGGGCCCGGCCCGATCCGCGCGCCGGGCAAGCGCGGACCCCGCCCTGCGCCCCGGGGTCCCTGGACCCGGAGGTCGTGCCATGACCGTCACCCTCGTACCCCCGTCGCACCGCACCCGCACCGCGCCCCCGGCCGGGCTCGACGTGCTCGGCGTGCCCGGCGAGATCAACCTGGACTACGCGGCCACCGCGCCGTGCGCGCGGGCCGCGGCCGACGCGGTGGCCGAGCTGCTTCCCTGGTACGCCAGCGTGCACCGCGGCGCCGGGGCGCTGTCGCGGCGCTGCACGCTCGCCTACGAGCGGGCCCGGCAGACCGTCGGCGACTTCTTCGGCGCCCGCGCCGACGACCACGTGGTCTTCACCCGCAACACCACGGACGCGCTGAACCTGCTGGCCCGGGCGCTGCCGGCGGGCACCACGGTGGTCACCTTCGCCGGCGAGCACCACGCCAACCTGCTGCCCTGGCCGCGCGGCTCGGTCCGGCTGCCGGTGCCCGGCTCGCCCGGCGAGGCGGTACGCGCGCTGGACGCCGCCCTCGGCGAGCTGCGCCGCGACGCCAGCCCCGGCGTACCGGTGCTGGTCGCGGTGACCGGGGCGAGCAACGTGACCGGGGAGCGCTGGCCGGTGGCCGAGCTGACCCGGGTGGCCCGGCGGCACCACGCCCGGATCGCAGTGGACGCCGCGCAGCTCGCCCCGCACGCCCCGGTCGACCTGCTCGCCCTCGACGTGGACTACCTGGCCGTC
This genomic window contains:
- a CDS encoding aminotransferase class V-fold PLP-dependent enzyme, with amino-acid sequence MTVTLVPPSHRTRTAPPAGLDVLGVPGEINLDYAATAPCARAAADAVAELLPWYASVHRGAGALSRRCTLAYERARQTVGDFFGARADDHVVFTRNTTDALNLLARALPAGTTVVTFAGEHHANLLPWPRGSVRLPVPGSPGEAVRALDAALGELRRDASPGVPVLVAVTGASNVTGERWPVAELTRVARRHHARIAVDAAQLAPHAPVDLLALDVDYLAVSGHKLYAPFGAGVLIGRGDWLDAAPPYLAGGGATSHVGAATHDVRWATGPARHEAGTPNLLGAVALAAVCAALDGADRAALHDREQELLARLRDGIAALPHVVELHTFGPDAPRVGIVSFVVAGRDSSTVAAELAREHGIGVRDGLFCAHPLARRLLTEAANRSGRRDLPPTALRASIGLGSTAEHVDTLLAALATLG